The Rhinoderma darwinii isolate aRhiDar2 chromosome 11, aRhiDar2.hap1, whole genome shotgun sequence genome window below encodes:
- the LOC142663015 gene encoding histone H2B 1.1 — MPEPAKSAPAPKKGSKKAVTKTQKKDGKKRRKSRKESYAIYVYKVLKQVHPDTGISSKAMGIMNSFVNDIFERIAGEASRLAHYNKRSTITSREIQTAVRLLLPGELAKHAVSEGTKAVTKYTSAK, encoded by the coding sequence ATGCCTGAGCCAGCCAAGTCTGCCCCGGCGCCCAAGAAGGGCTCCAAGAAAGCCGTGACCAAGACACAGAAGAAGGATGGCAAGAAGCGGAGAAAGAGCAGGAAGGAGAGCTACGCCATTTACGTGTACAAGGTGCTCAAGCAGGTCCACCCTGACACCGGCATCTCGTCCAAGGCTATGGGCATCATGAACtccttcgtcaatgacatcttcgagCGCATCGCAGGGGAAGCCTCCCGCCTGGCACACTACAACAAGCGCTCCACCATCACCTCCCGGGAGATCCAGACTGCCGTGCGCCTGCTGCTGCCTGGAGAGTTGGCCAAGCACGCCGTGTCCGAGGGCACCAAGGCCGTCACCAAGTACACCAGCGCCAAGTAA
- the LOC142663016 gene encoding histone H2A type 1-like, whose product MSGRGKQGGKVRAKAKTRSSRAGLQFPVGRVHRLLRKGNYAQRVGAGAPVYMAAVLEYLTAEILELAGNAARDNKKTRIIPRHLQLAVRNDEELNKLLGGVTIAQGGVLPNIQAVLLPKKTESSKSAKSK is encoded by the coding sequence ATGTCTGGAAGAGGAAAGCAAGGAGGCAAAGTGCGGGCTAAAGCCAAGACCCGCTCATCCCGGGCAGGACTGCAGTTCCCTGtcggtcgtgtgcacagacttCTCCGCAAGGGCAACTACGCTCAGAGGGTCGGTGCCGGCGCTCCGGTTTACATGGCCGCTGTGCTTGAATATCTGACCGCTGAGATCCTGGAACTGGCCGGAAATGCCGCCCGGGACAACAAGAAGACCCGAATCATCCCCCGTCACCTGCAGCTGGCCGTGCGCAATGACGAGGAGCTCAACAAGCTGCTGGGTGGTGTGACCATCGCTCAGGGAGGCGTCCTGCCCAACATCCAGGCCGTTCTGCTGCCCAAGAAGACCGAGAGCAGCAAAAGCGCCAAGAGCAAGTGA
- the LOC142663799 gene encoding histone H4, with the protein MSGRGKGGKGLGKGGAKRHRKVLRDNIQGITKPAIRRLARRGGVKRISGLIYEETRGVLKVFLENVIRDAVTYTEHAKRKTVTAMDVVYALKRQGRTLYGFGG; encoded by the coding sequence ATGTCTGGTCGCGGTAAAGGAGGAAAAGGCCTCGGAAAGGGCGGTGCCAAGCGGCACAGgaaggtgctccgtgataacatccagggcatcaccaagcctgccatccgccgtctagctcgcaggggaggcgtcaaacgcatctccggtctcatctatgaagagactcgcggcgtcctgaaggttttcctggagaacgtcatccgtgacgccgtcacctacaccgagcacgctaagaggaagactgtcaccgctatggacgtggtgtacgcgctcaagcgccagggccgcactctctacggcttcggaggttaa